In Elephas maximus indicus isolate mEleMax1 chromosome 5, mEleMax1 primary haplotype, whole genome shotgun sequence, the sequence CCTCCACAGCCAGTGAGTGCTGTGCCCAGACCACGCGTGTCAGCAGGAAGATGTGTCAGCCTCAAGAATGCTGCCTCTGAAGGAGGAGTATACAGTCTGGGTGGCGGACTGGACCCCAGGGCCATTTTAGGGGTACAACACTGCCACCCCTCCTGCACTGATGGACACTGCCCAGTGGAAGGGCACAAATGGCATGGGAGGGGGCATGTCCTCCAAGAGAGCATGGGGCGAGCAAGAGGGGTCTACACTGGGTGGGTCAGAGCCATGAACACACGCATGCTTACTCAGCCTCTAGGTGGTGGAGGGGGAAGCAGCCAACTCTCTTCTCATGCTTCGATTCTCAAAACACAGGGAGAGTGGCTGCTGTGCAGGCCTGAGGCTCACAGCCCTGGTCACTGCGACTGGTTTGAACCTCTCCCACCTCGGTCAGAGGCTTAGTGCAGTGATCCAGTGCTGTGTGCCCAcccacaccagctgctccccacCTTGGGCTGAGGTTCAGTGTGATGACCCAGCACCATGTGCCTGTCCGCACAGGCTCCTTCCCACCTTGAGCCAAGGGCTCACTGTGGTACCCAGCACCATACGCCCATCCACACCGGCTGCTCCCCACCTCGGGCTGAGGTTAAGTGTGGTGACCCAGCACTGTGTGCCCATTCACACTGAATATTCCTCTACTGCCAGGCATCCGTTCATGCTAGCCAGGATCCCCCACCTTGGGCCAAAGCTCACCATGGTGACCCAGCACCGGGCGCCTGTCCAGTGCACACTAGACAGACACCTGACCCCTCTCTGCCTCTGTGCCGCTACAGGAAGCCAGTCTGTGTCCCATGTTTAGGAATGCTGTGAGAATGAGGGGTGGATGCAGCCGGGTGCACCGTGTGCCTAACACATGTCCTGTGTTGGGGCCGTGGTTAATACAGCAACACTGTGAGAGGCAAGGCCGGATGCCAAGCTCCTTTCCTTATTGAATCATTTCCTAAGGATCAATGCCTATAAGAAGAACACAGCTGGAGGAAGGAGAAGTGCAGCTCAGACACCCACACGCACTCCAGCGCTGAGCTCTATCATCTACTCTGTTTTCTTCCCTTGCTTCATGACTTTATTAGCCCGGTTCCCTGATGACCAGTGAGCGTGAGCCCCCTACTCTTCCGATGCTGCACCCCGCTGTCTCCGCCTGCACTCAGAGCGACCTGCTGTGCTGTCTCCTCTCACTCTAGTCTCCAGAGCTTCACTACCAGACGACTAAAATTTATAACACAGCCCGCTCTGAGGGCTTCCACTCCACTTTCTCACGATTTATGTCAGTTCTCAGACACTATCGCCCTTCCTAACAGACTCACTCTCCCCCAGGTTTCCTGGTCCGTGAATAGAGCTCAGGAGGTAGAGACTCAGCCTGTCACTGCACAGGCTCTGACCACCGTGCTGTCCCTCCCAAGTGGGGAGACAGGAGAATGGGGGGAGCACGTCATCCGAGGGGTCTGCCCACCCAACCCCATGCTGTCCCTCCCAGGTGGGGACGGGAAAATGGAGGGAGAATGTCATTCAAAGGGGCTGCCCACTGCCACGCTATTCCAAAACTCACTCCTACTGATCTATCTACCAGTCTTTCTGCTCCAGGCCTGTCCCCGTGGGACCCATGACACTTCCTAGGTGGCAGCTGGGGCCCCACCAATTCTCTACTGTTCTCACTCTCTGAGGTAAAGCAACCCGACATCATGAAGGAACAGGGCACTTCTGCCAGTCTCCCCAAAAGAGCCAACAGCCATGTCCTGTGCACGCAGCTGGAGGCACCACAGTGTTGCAGTGACACAGACTGACAGTGGCACAGTGACACACCTGGTGACACATGCACAGAGACATGGTGACAGACAACAGTGACAGAGTGACAGTGGCACAGTGATACACCTGGtaacacacatgcacagagaCATGGTGACAGACAACAGTGACTGACAGTGGCACAGTGACACACCTggtgacacacatgcacagagACATGGTGACAGACAACAGTGACAGAGTGACAGTGGCACAGTGATACGCCTggtgacacacatgcacagagACATGGTGACAACAGTGACAGAGTGACAGTGGCACAGTGATACACCTggtgacacacatgcacagagACATGGTGACAGACAATAGTGACAAAGAGTAACAGTGACACACCTGGTGACACGCACAGAGACATGGTGGCAGACAAAAGTGACAGCAGCAGTGGCACAGTGATACACCTggtgacacacatgcacagagACATGGTGACAGCAGTGACAGAGTGACAGTGGCACAGTGACACACCTGCTGACACACATGCACAGAGACATGGTGACAGACAACAGGGAGAGTGACACACCTGGTGACACACATGCAGAGACATGGTGACAGTGACAGTGGCACAGTGATACACCTGGtaacacacatgcacagagaCATGGTGACAGACAACAGTGACTGACAGTGGCACAGTGACACACCTggtgacacacatgcacagagACATGGTGACAGACAACAGTGACAGAGTGACAGTGGCACAGTGATACACCTggtgacacacatgcacagagACATGGTGACAGACAATAGTGACAAAGAGTAACAGTGACACACCTggtgacacacatgcacagagACATGGTGACAGACAACAGTGACAGAGTGACAGTGGCACAGTGATACACCTggtgacacacatgcacagagACATGGTGACAGCAGTGACAGAGTGACAGTGGCACAGTGACACACCTGCTGACACACATGCACAGAGACATGGTGACAGACAACAGGGAGAGTGACACACCTGGTGACACACATGCAGAGACATGGTGACAGTGACAGTGGCACAGTGATACACCTGGtaacacacatgcacagagaCATGGTGACAGACAACAGTGACTGACAGTGGCACAGTGACACACCTggtgacacacatgcacagagACATGGTGACAGACAACAGTGACAGAGTGACAGTGGCACAGTGATACACCTGGtaacacacatgcacagagaCATGGTGACAGACAACAGTGACTGACAGTGGCACAGTGACACACCTggtgacacacatgcacagagACATGGTGACAGACAACAGTGACAGAGTGACAGTGGCACAGTGATACACCTGGtaacacacatgcacagagaCATGGTGACAGACAACAGTGAGAGAGTGACAGTGGCACAGTGATACACCTGGTGACACACATGCAGAAACATGGTGACAGACAACAGTGACAGAGTGACAGTGGCACAGTGATACACCTGGtaacacacatgcacagagaCATGGTGACAACAGTGACTGACAGTGGCACAGTGACACACCTggtgacacacatgcacagagACATGGTGACAGACAACAGTGACAGAGTGACAGTGGCACAGTGATACACCTGGTGACACACATGCAGAGACACGGTGAGAGACAACAGTGACAGAGTGACAGTGGCACAGTGATACACCTGGtaacacacatgcacagagaCATGGTGACAGACAACAGTGACTGACAGTGGCACAGTGACACACCTGGTGACAGACAACAGTGACAGAGTGACAGTGGCACAGTGATACACCTGGTGACACACATGCAGAGACACGGTGACAGACAACAGTGACAGAGTGACAGTGGCACAGTGATACACCTGGtaacacacatgcacagagaCATGGTGACAACAGTGACTGACAGTGGCACAGTGACACACCTggtgacacacatgcacagagACATGGTGACAGACAACAGTGACAGAGTGACAGTGGCACAGTGATACACCTGGTGACACACATGCAGAGACATGGTGACAGACAACAGTGACAGTGACTGACGGTGACACACCTGGTGACACACACAGATGTTTACACAGAGTACAGTGACAGTGACATGGTGACACAGGTACACAGTGACAGTGAGAGTAACATGGTGACAACAGTGACATGGTGACACATTGACATAGTGACACATAGAACACAGTGATGCAGTGACAGTGACACGGTGACAGAACAGTGACAGTGTGACATGGTGACAAAAACTGACATGGTGACACAGGCACACAGTAACACAGCAAACACTGACATGGTGACACATGGGGACACAGTGACAGAGTAACATGGTGACACAGAACAGTGACAGAGTGACATAGAGTGCCACACACGCACAGGGCCCAGGCCGCCCTAGGCCTGGCAACTCTGCACCACGCCCCCGTCAGGCTTAGTATGAACCCACTAGCAACATCAAGTCACAGACCATGGTGTGTTTCTCTAGTCATGAGTTCAAATACAATCCTACCTTAGTCTAAAAAAGGCCGAAACATAAGACAAAGAAAGCCTGCCCTGGATGCACCTGGGACAGCCCTCACCTGGTGAGCCAGTGCCCAAGGTCAGGGCGGTGGGCCCCCTGCACGCCTGTCTGGTTCAGGGCCCGAAGCAGCCGGCAGCAGCACAGCACAGCCCAGGGGCTGGCTAGCACCATCCGCTGCTCCATGCTGCCCAGCCGCTCGAAGGCAGAGGCTGCCGCACGTGTCCTGTCCTCCTCCAGCGCGGCACAGCCCTCCGCTCCATCCTGCATAGTCAGCATGGCCCCTTCGGGCCCTGGCTCCTCGCGCAGGCCACACTGAGGGTCCCCATCACTGCCTAGGAAGTGGTTTCTGCAGACCTCTTGGCACAATGCCAGGCACAGGGTGCTGACGAGGAAGTACCAGGTCTGGTGCTCCTCCTCAATGAAGCTGCTCGCGCCCAGGCTCAGGATGTGGCCCATGGTCCCCAGCAGGATGAGGAGGTCCAGCTCTGACCACCGCACGCTGGGAGGAGCAGGGTTCTGTGAAGAGGAAATGCGCTCTGTAAGTGATGTCTGGATGTGGCACACACTGTGCTGCTGGTGCTCACCAAACTCTACTCATCAGAGACCCTGTCCTTCCCACGCCCAGTGCCTCCCAATCCTGCTCTGGGGGAACGTCTCTTATCTGGACACAGTCCTGGGAACTCTCAACCAGAAACGCAAGTCATGGGCAGAGTGGCAAAGCAACTGACAGTGGTGAGGGAGACCACCCCGAGTGATCGGAGAGATCACCCTGGGTCCTCAGAGAGACCACCCCCAAGTTCTTAGAGAGCATGCTCCTCCATGATCTACAGCCCTATAGGTACCTGGTGCCCCCACCTCCCCACATAGAGGTGCCTGTTCCTCTGTGACCCACGGCCCTAGACCCACAGGAACCTGCTTTTCCCTCTAAAAACTCACACACATAATCTGACGACATGACCTGGATTCTGAAATCAGGATGCCCAGGGGGTTCGCACATGTGGTTGCTGCGTTTGGAGAACTCCTGGTCCCCCTGATGCATGTGCTCCGGTGTCTGGTATGCTGGGGTTTGCCTGTGCACCGGGGTCTGCCCGTGAGGGAGCAGTGACAGGACAATGACACAGTCTGCACAGAGCCGCAGCGCTGCCTCTTTAGGAGCCCTTACCTTGCCCACACGCTTTGCGCTGACCACCGTCTTTGTAAGCGCAGACACGATTGCACAGAGCAGCGCGGACATCAGCAGCATCGCACCACCTGCTGCCAGCCAGGGCATGCTGCAGAAGTAGCAGGTGCTCTCAGTCGAGGTGCACACTACCACATGGATGGCCGAGAGGACCAGGATCGTCAGGTAgaagagcagggagaacagcggtGACGACAGCGGCACATCCAGCTCGGCTGCCGGGCTCAGCGCCTTCGGGATGCTGAGCAGGAGCAGGGCAAGGACCTGGACAGGGAGACCACATAAGCATCCATGGACTGGGTCCGGGAGACATCTACTGCAGACCAAGCCAGGTGCCTGATCTTAAGTCAGCTGTCCCAACAGTAAAGCCCAATAAGGTTCCTGAAGCCTGACTTCCAACTAGCTGCCAAGAAGGCATGGCATAACCCAAGTAAGCCCACCTGATGTCTCTGTGAAACAAAGCTCAGCAAGTGAGAAATTCCACTTCCCCGTGTTTAGTAAGGCCAACATTGCACATACTTTAAATAGCAGTGGTTTGGTTCCATTTCCAACCCCCATGAGCCGCACCTCCAGGACCAGTGTGGCCCCAACCGCCATAGAGTAGATGTCATACTGCACCACCTGTCTGCTCAGAGACAGGCTCAGGGTCTGCAGGGCGTCCAGGTACTGCCTGAGGACCTTAGAGCCAAGGTTCAAAAGGACTTCTGAGCTATTCTCCTCCAAGTAGCGTTTGATCCAATTCCCGTGCAACCTTTCTGACATTTTAAACTGTTCAAATCCAGGATCtaacaagaagagaaaaaaagctttatacatatatatatcatttCAAAATATGCAGGTATTTGTGGCATACGGTAAGGCCTTTATTTTTAAGAACTGACAGCTgatgggtggaaaccctggtggcgtagcagttaagtgctacggctgctagccaaagggtcggcagttcgaatccgccaggcactccttggaaactctacagagcagttctactctgtcctatagggtcgctatgagtcagaattgactcgacagcactggggtttttttttggtttgacagCTGATGAAGATGAGCTACTCCTTAGTGAGGAGATGAGCAGCTTCGCCGGCAAGACATAAAAGCTGAGAGTGCTCATCAGCCCGCTCATGCCCTCCTTGCCCAACTGACAGCACTGCCCAATGCCTGGCATCACATTATACAGATGAACAGAAACGTctgcccttgtggagcttacAACCTCATGAAGGAGAGGGCaacaagcaaaataaataagcaaaatctGGAACATGTGCTGTGGAGAACAGCAAAGCAGGGAGGGGCCCCAAGTGCTGGGCTTTTCTGAAGTAGCATCTGAGCAAAGACCCGAgagtttcatttctaatttttcttaagtatttgtaaaatttttctgtttcaacacagtaacagcaacaaaaactcaGAATAACTTTACCTCTCCCCAAGTTCACTATGTTGCCTGACTCAGGAAATAAAAACTGACATCTTCTGCCTATGCAAGTAAGGAACGTGACCCAGCTAGAGCAAGAAGAACGCATCAAACCGGGCCCTGAGCTATAAAAACAACGTcaaagatgtggaaccagggatatcactgctgatgtcagatggatctcggctgaaagtagagaacacctgaaggatgtttacctgtgttttattgactatgcaaaggcatctgactgtgtggatcaaattatggataacattgtggagaacgggaatttcagaacacttaattgtgctcatgaggaacctgtacatagatagatcaagaagcagttgtttggaaagaacaaggggatattgattggtttaaagtcaggaaaggtgtgcatcagggttgcatccttccaccatacctattcgatctgtatgcggagcaaataatctgagaaactggactatatggagaagaacgtggGATCAGCACTGGTGGAAGACTCTAACAATccgggatatgcagatgacacaaccctgcttgctgaaagtgaagaggacttgaagcatttactgatgaaggtcagtgactacagcctttagtatggattacacctcaacaaaaagaaaacaaaaatcctcacaacctgaccaacaagcaacatcatgataaacagagagaagactgaagttgccaaggatttcgttttacttggatccacgatcaatcagtgcccatggaagcagcagtcaagaaatcaaatgacatattgcattaggcaaattagctgcaaaagacctctgtaaagtgttgaaaagcaaagattttactttcaggagtaaggtgtgcctgactcaaggcatatttccaatcacctcatatgcatgcgaacgctggacaatgaagaaggaagaccaaagaagaactgatgcctttgaattatggtgttgacaaagaatattgaatatagcatggactgccagaagaacgaacaaatctgtctcggaagaagtacagccagaatgctccttagaagcaaagatggtaagacttcatctcatgtacactggacgtgttatcaggaaggaccagtccctggagtaggacatcatgcttggttaagtagggggtcagtgaaaaggaagaaaaccctcaacgagagggactgacacagcgggtgcaacaacgggttcaaacacagcaacgactgtgaagatggcacaggactgagcactgTTCCGTTCTGCTGTaaacagggtcgctaggagtcctAACTGACtggctgcacctaacaacaacggcctATACACTGATGACTCCGTAACATTCCTCGGACTTGGACAGACGTAGCTCCGGCAgcgtgcttgtctgttttcctcgTTTGTCTCTTGGAACAGATGCCAAATAAAATCTTTTGTACCGCTTTAGTGTACCTTTGGGATGATTTTACCCTAGGACGTGCCTGAGTACACACATGCCTGACCACCTCACACCTCCTTCCTGGTCCAGCAGGTGGCGCTCACAGCTGGATATCTGAACGAGGTTCACAAAACTAATTAACGAAATCTCTGGACACGGCTCACTCACTTGAAAACACGCAGACCCTAGGCTAGACCTGGATATGGTGACCTAACCCAGACTAAGAGAATGAGTGCTTTCCAGCCAAGACCCCCAGGAGGCCACATCTTGGTCACTTAACACTGGTGTGAGATGCAGCTGGCTATGGCAGGTGAGGAGGGGTCTCAAGACAGACTTCAAAGAAGGTAAAGAGCCCCAGGGGAAGAAGTGGTTCTTCTACAACCCACGCAATTAAGAAAGACTCTGTGTGAGGAAAAGAAGTCCTTTCTGCTCCTCTGCTAAATGAAGGGAAACTCCCtgaatgaagaagagaaaagtaATTCCCCCCAGATCCTCCCTCAAAGGGGAGGGGAaagaaaggggaaggaagaggatgAAAATGGCAGGAAGAGGATGGGACGGAAGAAGAGGTGAggagcagggaggaaggaaggagggtagaagaagaagggaggagaggggaaggagaAACGTATGCAAGGACTCTAATCAGATAACTGCATGGCTGTTGCTAACCGCTGACAAGGTTCTCAGAAGACAGGAGCAGGACCTGCGTGAGCACAAGGCACTCCTGTTACTAAACTCTCATCATGGAAACTCCACACTGTTCAGTGGAAATACAAAGCTCTTACAAGAGCCAGAGGCTGCTCATCGACTTACCTTTTTCATACAGTGGCACATTCCCTTGCAACAATTTGCTAAGCTGCACtgtatttaaatgtaaaaatcttAATTGTTCTCGCACTGGTTTTCCTTCCACAACTGGGAATAAAAGACGCCCCACGTTGTTTCTTGGAATTGGCAAGCCCAGGCCTATTGCCAGTGTTGCAGCCAGATCAGTCTGTTGGACACGCTTTGGATGTCTCCTATCACCTACAAAAAAGAATACAGTGTTGCAGGTGACGGCTTCTAGAGAGTGTATGACTGGTCATTCTTGACTTTGAGCTTCTATAACAGATGTGAGTCAAATAGCGCGTTATCTCCAAACCATTCGGTGTAGATTCATCCAGAAAAGAGGAGTCACGATGTTTTTATCTCAATTCATGTACAGAACACCCATTCTACATCAAGCACAGCGCCGTCCCTGAAGGAGCTTGTTTCTATGCACTGAAAGAGAGACTAAAGCAAGATACTCAGTGGGGCCAGCAAGTGCAAGGGAGGGTCATTCcagtggaggcagggagggagcgtGGCCCCTTCTGGACACAATGCACTCCAGGTGCTGCTCtttccacacacacaaacagccaAATGCGCTCCACTCTCAGGGGCTCCTGGACAGAACAGGACGAGGCTGGGTATGTGGCCTCAACAAAAAACTCAGCATAGGGGTTTTCTCCTCGGTGCAGACAACAATCAGCCCAGGCCAAGGGCTCTGGCACAGGTACGACTCAGGTAATACACAATTCCGACTGAGGTACAATATAAGCATGACTCAGGTATGACAGGTACAACTCAAGCACAACATAGGTATGACACAGGTACGACTCAGGTATGACACAGGTACAACTCAGGTATGATTCAGGGACGACACAGATATGACTCAGGTATAACACAGGTACGACAGTTATGATACAGGTACGACTCAGGTACAACACAGGTATAACAGGTACGACTCAGGTACAACAAAGGTATGACACAGGTACAACTCAGGTATGACTCAGGCACAATACAGGAATGACACAGATATGACTCAGGTATTACAACTACAACTCAGGTACAACACAGGCATGACACAGGGATGACACAGGTACGACTCAGGCATGACACAGGTATGACTATGACTCAAGTATGATACAGGTACAACTCAGGTACGACACAGGTATGACACGGGGGTATGCGCAGCTACAACCATCTTCGCAGGGCAGGCTGGCTGGCCCACCCTCCAGCACTTGAACAGGAGCTTCTGCAGTTTTACTTTGTGGTAGCTTTTGGTTGTATAGAAGTTCCCTTTTTTTATTTGGTGGCATTTATTAACCTTTCCTAGTCAGCCCTCCAGCGGTGGCTCTCGGCCCTCTGTTATGCTTAAACAGCCTTTTTCACCCCAACAttgctgtttgtgtttttttctcaTACTTCTAAAACTGTATTTTCTTACACTAAGCTTTTTgatcacagaaaacaaaaacaaaaaacccaccttAAACTACTCTTggtagtcatatggtctactgtgggACAGAGCAATTGAGCAACTATACGATCCTCTAGTTCTGTCATTTCTGAGGGTGCTAACAACCAGGGTTCTAAGCTTGGGAAAAAGGAAGTACAATGCGAGCTCCACGAAATTAATTTTGTACTAGTGAGTATCAAGTGGAAGTGTAACTCCTTGCTTTCTCCAGAAACAATGGCTAGCCCAGGACCAGCGGGCGCTCCGCCCAGGACCAGCAGGTGCTCCGCCCAAGACCAGCGGGCGCTCCGCCCAGGACCAGCGGGCGCTCCAGCTCCAACACTGTCATCCTGAAATTCCACTTCCCACTGAAAGGAATGACATCTTGGCGATGGGGCTGCTTCTGGGCCGAGGGGAGTGTGCATATGACTGTCTATCAGAGGCTGTCCAGATCTTGTCCAGAGGACTCAGGAGCAACTCTGAAGAGGTCCCCACTGGCAAAGACGGGGCAACTTGAATGTCAAAAAGAGTTATACGTACAGTGAACTGAAACACACCGAATACATTTAAATGCATCAGTTCATAATGATACTTAAAAAGGAAATCAGCCTAAGTGGTCCCATCTGAAGGACGCTAGTGAACTAACCCACTGAGACTGGTAAGTGTGGGGAGACCAAACCATCATTCTTCCTGTCTCTTTTACACCCAAAAAGTACACAAGGGGATGTTCTCTTTGTAGCAGTATTCCGGCTAATTAATGAGAAAAGAACGTACAACTTCCTGCCACGACTTGTGCCCTCTGGTGCATTAACAGGCCATGCTGATCACCACCAGCTATTAGCATGAGTGAAGCAGACAGCCAAATGTCACGTGTTCCCTGACAGAAGGAGCCTTgctaaa encodes:
- the PIGG gene encoding GPI ethanolamine phosphate transferase 2 isoform X7; amino-acid sequence: MRLGAGTFAACCVAIEVLGVAIFLRGFFPAPVRSSSTTEHRAESPAPEPSAGASSNWTKLPPPLFGKVVIMLIDALRDDFVFGSKGVKFMPYVTYLVERGASHSFVAEAKPPTVTMPRIKALMTGSIPGFVDVIRNLNSPVLLEDNVLRQAKAAGKRVIFYGDETWVKLFPKHFVEYDGTTSFFVSDYTEVDNNVTRHLEKVLKREDWDLLILHYLGLDHIGHLSGPNSPLIGQKLSEMDGVLMKIHMALLSKEKEALLPSLLVLCGDHGMSETGSHGASSTEEVNTALVLISSAFERKPGDRRHPKRVQQTDLAATLAIGLGLPIPRNNVGRLLFPVVEGKPVREQLRFLHLNTVQLSKLLQGNVPLYEKDPGFEQFKMSERLHGNWIKRYLEENSSEVLLNLGSKVLRQYLDALQTLSLSLSRQVVQYDIYSMAVGATLVLEVLALLLLSIPKALSPAAELDVPLSSPLFSLLFYLTILVLSAIHVVVCTSTESTCYFCSMPWLAAGGAMLLMSALLCAIVSALTKTVVSAKRVGKNPAPPSVRWSELDLLILLGTMGHILSLGASSFIEEEHQTWYFLVSTLCLALCQEVCRNHFLGSDGDPQCGLREEPGPEGAMLTMQDGAEGCAALEEDRTRAAASAFERLGSMEQRMVLASPWAVLCCCRLLRALNQTGVQGAHRPDLGHWLTSSDHKAALSVLAALSLLAVFLLVQRRCSPMSKVALALGLLGVYCYRAAIGNVMSPWQRGNNDISNDEVVVKWAPFLV